TACTTCTTATAAAacatgtgataaaaaaaatgcaataattacAATTTAAATTAGAGAAATGTGCAGGTTTCATGACACAAGCTGCCTTTAAGTGGatgttaattaaatgtagttttttaaatgtgtatatataaaatgtatatctTGATTTGAGGGTGATGTCTGACTTTAGGAACCAGCACGATCCAACCCGACTTCAAACTTCACTGTAAACTCTGACAGCGTGTGGACGACCTTCAGACACTTGTTCTAACCCTCCGGTGAaatgcatgatggtaaataACGCTCTGTTAGTGACCACTGCTTCTACCTTTCACTGAACATCCAGACAGCACGACGCTGGACTCACTACACAGGCGACAACGTAGCAGGTAGTCGGACACAGACGGAGACAAACGTGTGaaacaagactgaaaataaATTCACATTTCACGCAGCACGCGACTAAAAGCATCCTTAAAACTTCACACGCCGGCTCACCACGACTTTAACTTAAAGACTCGCTGGTTAAAATCTGttcaacacaaaactacaaGAAAGAGTCGAGCAGCATTAACTTGTGTCAACATCAGCTGTGGTCAGATAACAGCTACTTCATATTGTGGTGATGTGTGAAGTCAGAAGTTTTCTTCTGTTCATCCgtcactgtaacatttaaaactaGCGTCTCTTAAATCTTCACCACAGACTGAAGCTGTCGTCTTCTCTGCGCTGCACATTATAACAGCCAGCTTTACTTTAAAAACCGTCAAGAAACTGACGACCTCAGAATCACAAAGTGAACAATTAATCAGAAGTCGCACAAGACAACAACTTCAAACTGTTAGTGTAGGTTACCAAAGTCACTTTGTCAGGTTTTACAGTGAATTATAtgtaaaagtctttaaaaaaacaaacaaacaaacagttaaatTGAGAGTTATGTTGATGTGAGAGGTTTCTACCCAGAAGTTAATGTAAACGAACGTTGTGATTGGTTCTGAGCTCGGGGTCAAATCTGCAGACATGCGGTGTGAAGAGCCCGATCAGTCACATGTTCTGAACTCAAAGTCCACTTACAACAACCTCCCACAGCCGTCCTCAGGTACAATCACACAACCTACGTACGGAGCTTTGACCGTGTGATGGGCTGAAGAAGGCGGCGCGATGTGTTCAAGAGCGCCGGGAGAGTTTGTACGTGAACTTTGAGATACGctgaacagcagaaaaataaaacatgtcccCGAATCTACGAAGCCATAATTACACAAGCACCGGTCCACATTCACTTTTCACAGCTCCCTGAACACTGAAGTGTGTGATCAACACAGAATATATTAATATCAGGATCATGGATATTGTGTCTCGTCCGTCGCTGACATGCACAGCACCACAAAGAGCACAACACGACCTCGTTAAAGCCTGAAACCACCTTCAAACAGAACTCAAAATCATCTTTAATCAAGCTGCTTTCATTCCTCAATGTTTCAATGTTGATTAAAAGTCTGAATTTAATTTAGCAGCAATTATTGACTTTCACCTGCAGTCAGGTTCTCTCAGGTCGCTGCTTTCCTTCTGTTCTGTTTGAGGGGAAGTTTTTCTTTAACGTTTGACAGGAACAAGCAGAAACACGAGCTAAACGTCAATCTTGAGACCTCCCGTTTCTTTAGATCGTTTAAACTCGACCGAGGTGTGTCGAGCGCTTCGTCTGCAGTGTTGTGCGTCACCGAGTCAAAGACAGAATACCTCATGACAGCAGGTGGTaggaaaccaaaacacatttattacaaaATCACTAAAAGCAGGAAGTTGTCAAATGTGAACAtcaacacagcaggaaaaaaaaacaggaggtcACTCTCCAGAATAAAAGTCTGATATCAGATGGAAGCTGAGATTAGGAGGTCGTTCCTAATCTAAACCACTCGCTATACAGATGTACAATAACAGACCGGGCTGAAACTGGCAGGTTTAATGAAACAAAAGGTATTTCAATTCAATGAAAAATTCCATAAATTCCATAAAAAGTGCTAACGGCCCCGAGCGACTactgcagcagagtgaaacTCTTTAGGCCTCGAACATCTTCTTCCTGTCAGCTTTGTCCTCGATGTTCTTACGCCAGTCGCCGACCGCCTCCAAAGGCTGCAAGACACAAAGAGTTGACAGTCAGCAGGAGTCCGTCGACCTCTTCCTGCCGCTCGTACCTGTCTGAACGTCCTCCTGTAGAgactcacctcctccttcacctccttcttgACCTGCTTCAGGTTGGACCTCAGGTCCAAGTTGACCGTATGTTTGGAGCCCAGCAGAGCCTTCAGCATGGCGTCGGCGGACATACGCACTCTCTTCAGAGCGGGTTTCTTCACGCCGGCCAGGTCGACCACTTTGATCTTCAGGTCCTCGATCTGATGAAGGTGATATTCATAttcagactcaaaccaacagagAGCGACAGAGCTCCACCGTCGCCGTTCACACGCTGCTGACACAAATTCTCACTAGAGCTTCAAACGTGGATCAATCCGCTGCTGAAAGTAGTCCCAAATAAATCCTCCTGTTAGTTTGATATACATGAAATTAAATATCTACGAGGTGTTTTTTTGATGGATTTACATCTTCAGtaggtcgaatttgtcttcaaaataagagctttacattgcaccccattggagtttagaactgggttcttagcagggggcttttaatttgaaagtagcgactgttAGCATCTGtttgccgctacaacaacaagcggacagtgaagacagctacagagacgaggagacgctgcatctcctggatctcagcggctgtccagctgctcatcttcacgtctgtggatgaagtgatggactgactgctgtgatcagctgttttaaaactccccggctgtgagtcgcacaacagtgcaggtcatcgacagccgcaaaaaggacGGCCTGATGTTCGGCTTGTTGCCCAGGATAAAAACAGCGACAACAAAATAACTCGTATTCATACTCACCATCTGTCggtgaggagaaagaagaacaaTAACTTAAAACTGACAGACATGAAGTTAAATGCACAGCTCTCCCTCTACAGCACAGACATCAGCACGATAAAAGACTGAAGGATGAAGTGAATCCTTCTGATTATCAGCTGAGTTTTGAAGCGTACCTCTTTGTTCGCTTTGCCCACTTTGATCTCCAGGTCGTACCGCTCTTCATCCACTTTGTCGATGAGGGCGTGCAGCTTCTTGCAGGTTTCCTGAAGACGCAGACGGATGTGATGTCATTAACGTACTGATCATATCTCTTCACTGATAGATATTAAATCTCATACAGCTGCTGATATCAGTGACGAGAAGCTGCAAACATCCTCTGCAGTAAAGTTCATCTTTACTCTTTACTTGTTGCTCTCCCACTTTTCTCCAAACTGAAACGTCTCTCAGCGGTTGGATGGCTTCACGGCgcccctgacttttcctccgGCGCCACCACAGATTCACATTTATGATTCTGAGTAAACTACCTGAACTACCATCTCCTGGACTCATGTAACTCTCTGGATGAATTGTACTCTCATGATCATTTTCATACACCTGCAGAGCTGATGACATTCTGACCCTCTTTACGTAATATCATGAACACAACAACTGTTTCTGCTGCACGCTGACTCACATTTTTGGATATTTGGGCTGAACAGATGAAGTGAAGGATGAAGCCTAAAGTCTAGTTTAAAGGAAGTCAGTGACACAAGAAAAGATGTGCAGCGCTCCTCACCATGAGAGTGGCTTGGTCTCCGCTCAGAGAGGGTTTCTGGCAGTGCTCAGCCATGTAGGCCTCCTTGGCTGCTGCGATTTCTTTTGTCTCCTGTGCGATCCAGTTGGCCGCGATCTGTAGCATCAAACTCTGCAGGACAGATCAGAAGAGTGTCGACAACCTGCGTCATTTGCAAAGGTTTGAGGTCATATGAGAGGAtttaatggttaaaaaaaacccaaaatgttcTACATGTGAAGAGATGAGTCAATATTCTGTATGTCAACTCTTAAAACCGTCATTTGACCaaagacacataaaaacaaacaaaaacaatctgaaaactTAAATAATACACaagtgttttgggttttttaacatcttttcagCAACATCTCACTTTTAACTCTATAAGTATTGATAACAACGTCCTTAATCTGGTggtgagagaggaattactttGTTAATCTATTCGCCAGGACGGGTTTAACCTCTTCATTGCTGGCTACAGAAATCAAAGAATAGACTTCATTTATTTCAAGCCAAtgtgaaactttaaaacttCCTGAGGATCCAATACGTCCCAGAACCGGCAGAgattaaaacactgaatcattcacagtgaaacatgagAACTGGGAAATAATTCAGTTTCCTTGTGGCAGGAAAATGTCTGAACACCCAAACAGaccacacagaaatataaattaCTGGGAATGTGGTTCCCAACAGTCACTAATACTTGGATCATAATCAAAAAATGCCTTTTCAGGGAACAGTAACGTCTGTCTGAAGCTGATGTCAATCATTAATTAGCAGCTGGTCTTCACACCTGCAACAGGTGATCTGGATCCACAGCCATCAgtccagacagcagcaggtcctACATCGTGTCTGAACACCAGATTATCTGCCgtttaacaaacaaaatgaactgGGACGCGTCCTGGACACAGCTGAGACCACCATCTCAACCTCAACACATCACTcgttcagtctgcagcagatCGTCTGCAGCATCATCGCAGGCtgaaaacacttcctgtgtgttcgACTCTTTgcaccagcaggtggcgcctCAGAGCTTTGAGCCGCCTCAGCTGTCGTCCGCTCTGACAGCTGAGACCAGAACAACCCGATTCATCAGGAGAACCAGAGGAACCAACATGAGGGAGACAGCTGACCgtccaacaacaactacagctgcacCACAAGTTATCGATAATCACTAATCACAactgatcagaatcagaatcagctgaaCTGCAACAAAACTGCACGTCACATTTTCTAATATTCATCTCATCGACACACTGgcctcacctgcacacacacacacacacacacacacccttcaataaattaaacacaccttaagctgctgctgctgtttgtacaTCTACACTCCACAGTAGTGAGACTATTGATCGATCAGCTGTTGATTATTGATAAGATGTTTGCTCCTGTAGTCTATCTGGTTAAAAAATGTCGGACTGGTCCTTTACCACCGAAACATGTTGCTCTGATGATGTTATAACTGTGATACtgtgatattgtgatattatcGTCCTGCTGGATCATCAGCCGATCAATAAACGTGCCGGTCGTACCTTTAGATGATGCCTGCGGCTCGAGGTCATCTTCTTCCTGTGAGGATCAGAAACAACGTCATCGTCAGAGTCTGAAGAAACTCTGATCCATCAATAGTTTCCTTCTTTCATCTCTTGatctccttctttcttcttctcatccttcatttccctcttttctctctgtctttacttccttcctcctttcctttctcacATTTCATCCATCCTTTTTTCACTTGCTTCTGTCCCTTCACTCCTTCCTGcacgtctttctttctttctttctctgattccttccttctcttccgTCTTCCCTTAAGTAAATCTTTCCatattttcattctttccacttctctcctctctttccatacattcttctttacatccttccttcttcctttccaACCTTTCAGCCTTGCTTCTTTCCCTTCACCTCTTTTTGCTTGCtttactctttctttctttctttctctttccctctcttccgTCTTCCCTTACATAaatctttctttattttcatcctctccacttctctctctctatgtattctttccttccatccttctCATCCTTCCTAAACTTGgagaaacaaaattaaacttttacGATTAGAAAACTCCAGTAAAACATCAGAATCTTTTTCCCACCACACAAACAGTCACAACGTAGAATCAACACTTACTCAGACATGTTGGCGGTTTCTTTTCTTCACAACCTGTttgaacagaagaagaacaaacaatgtttttatcCGCTCGCCGGCTGAATATCACCGAACATCCTCCGTATGAAACGTGATCTATCAAAGCAGTTGATGAGCAGCTGAGTGTTGACAGAGCTAAGTTTGGCGTTTGGGTCGAGTGTCGCCTCTGACGCCTGTGATAAGCTCCTTTACAGGTGTTCAAAACAGAAGATCCTCTGGGAGTTAACACTTCAATTCCTTTCGGGGAGAAGAAACCCTGCGGCAGAATGTGCTGCGGCAGCGACTCGGCCGCCGGCAGCCGGCTGTCAAAGGACAAACTCTGACAGGCTGCAACAACTAATCTGCCTCAACAAGACGGCCAGAATCAGATTTCAAGAGTTATTTTTACTA
This sequence is a window from Acanthopagrus latus isolate v.2019 chromosome 8, fAcaLat1.1, whole genome shotgun sequence. Protein-coding genes within it:
- the LOC119024685 gene encoding troponin I, fast skeletal muscle-like: MSEKKMTSSRRHHLKSLMLQIAANWIAQETKEIAAAKEAYMAEHCQKPSLSGDQATLMETCKKLHALIDKVDEERYDLEIKVGKANKEIEDLKIKVVDLAGVKKPALKRVRMSADAMLKALLGSKHTVNLDLRSNLKQVKKEVKEEPLEAVGDWRKNIEDKADRKKMFEA